From Anaerohalosphaeraceae bacterium, one genomic window encodes:
- a CDS encoding glutamate synthase subunit beta, producing MAKIKGFLEYPRRPVPYRPVENRIRDYREIEIPLSPDDIVQQAARCADCGIPFCHSEFGCPVANRIPEFNDLVYLGRWKEACDNLHSTNNFPEITGRVCPAPCEAACTLSVNDKPVLIRHIEFQIVERGFAEGWVRPLPAPVKTGKRVAVVGSGPAGLAAAQQLARAGHEVVVFEKDPQPGGLLRYGIPDFKLEKWVLDRRIRQMTEEGVQFQTGVVVGADLSARYLCKRFDAVCLTLGAGQPRDLPVPGRGYENIVFAMDFLRTQNKRVAGEPLTPEEEHLDARGKHVVVIGGGDTGSDCVGTSRRQGAKSILQIEILPKPPETRASETPWPLWPKMMRTSSSHEEGCERLWSVMTTRFSGAETHVNRIHCIQVEWIRKNQRWEVREIPGTEFERPADLVLLAMGFVHVEHSRLIQDLGLTLDDNGNIKVSNFQTSNPMVFAAGDAVAGASLVVRAIDAGRKAAAAIDCFLKPL from the coding sequence ATGGCTAAAATCAAAGGATTTCTTGAATACCCTCGCCGGCCGGTTCCCTATCGGCCGGTTGAAAATCGGATTCGGGATTATCGGGAAATCGAAATCCCGCTGAGCCCCGATGACATTGTTCAGCAGGCAGCCCGGTGTGCGGATTGCGGCATTCCGTTTTGCCACAGCGAATTCGGCTGTCCCGTGGCCAACCGCATTCCGGAGTTTAACGACCTGGTATATCTGGGCCGCTGGAAAGAAGCCTGTGACAACCTGCATTCCACGAATAACTTTCCGGAAATCACCGGCCGGGTTTGTCCGGCTCCCTGTGAAGCGGCCTGTACGCTGTCTGTCAATGACAAACCGGTCCTGATTCGGCATATCGAGTTCCAGATTGTGGAACGGGGATTTGCGGAAGGGTGGGTTCGTCCTCTGCCGGCTCCGGTTAAAACCGGCAAACGGGTGGCCGTTGTCGGTTCGGGACCTGCTGGTCTGGCGGCTGCACAGCAGCTGGCCCGGGCAGGGCACGAAGTGGTGGTATTCGAAAAAGACCCGCAGCCCGGCGGTCTCCTTCGATACGGCATACCTGATTTCAAACTCGAAAAATGGGTTTTGGACCGCCGGATTCGCCAAATGACGGAAGAAGGGGTGCAGTTTCAGACCGGCGTTGTAGTTGGAGCCGATCTGTCGGCCCGCTATTTGTGCAAACGGTTTGATGCTGTCTGTTTAACCCTCGGAGCCGGTCAGCCCCGGGATTTGCCCGTTCCGGGCCGCGGTTATGAGAATATCGTCTTTGCGATGGACTTCCTGCGGACGCAGAATAAACGTGTAGCCGGAGAGCCGCTGACGCCGGAAGAAGAGCATTTGGATGCCAGGGGCAAACATGTCGTTGTGATTGGCGGCGGGGATACCGGAAGTGACTGCGTAGGGACATCACGTCGGCAGGGGGCGAAATCAATCCTCCAGATTGAAATTTTGCCCAAACCCCCGGAAACCCGCGCCTCTGAAACACCATGGCCCCTTTGGCCGAAGATGATGCGGACCTCCTCCAGCCACGAAGAGGGATGTGAGCGTCTTTGGAGCGTGATGACGACTCGTTTTTCCGGAGCCGAGACTCATGTGAACCGCATTCACTGCATTCAGGTGGAGTGGATTCGGAAAAATCAGCGATGGGAGGTTCGAGAAATCCCCGGTACTGAGTTTGAACGGCCGGCGGATTTGGTGTTGTTGGCGATGGGGTTTGTCCATGTGGAGCACAGCCGGCTGATTCAGGATTTGGGCTTGACATTGGATGACAACGGCAATATCAAGGTGTCGAATTTTCAGACCAGCAATCCGATGGTATTCGCCGCAGGAGATGCCGTGGCAGGCGCGTCGCTGGTGGTCCGGGCGATTGATGCCGGACGCAAAGCCGCGGCGGCAATCGACTGCTTTCTGAAGCCATTATAA
- a CDS encoding NAD+ synthase, whose protein sequence is MPQDPKSIRIALGQANPTVGDLEGNCRKALDFVKTAQEKKADVLVLPELFLSGYPPEDLLHRPRFLQDCRSAMERLCPQISQITLIVGWPQTESNRLYNAAAVIRDGKILKNYRKGCLPNYGVFDEKRYFHSGQEPVVVQVGSVRVALTICEDIWELPWLDDFFLKIRGEFDAVLCLAASPFHMGKIEERRNVISRCAVHFGCPLFYCNLIGGQDELIFDGRSMVVDAQGKTLFQAAGFQEDVLVFDCFKNEDGTLKITSPFAASFEQTPAEPMEEVWQALVLGTKDYVRKNSFSKVLIGLSGGVDSALTAAIAAEALGPENVIGISMPSRFNAAETRSDAQTVAANLGIGFHTLPIEEILSAFSRTLSAVEGWNEAGLAYENLQARIRGTLLMTLSNQFGYLVLTTGNKSETAVGYSTLYGDTAGGFAVIKDVPKTMVYQLCDYYNRIKGKKVIPQSVIDRIPTAELRPNQKDRDSLPDYPVLDQILKGFIEEKLSRDELIARGLPRPEVERVLQMVDRNEYKRRQSPPGIKITPRAFGKDRRMPITNRYRG, encoded by the coding sequence ATGCCGCAGGATCCCAAGTCGATTCGAATCGCATTAGGACAGGCCAATCCGACTGTCGGAGATTTAGAAGGCAATTGCCGAAAAGCCCTGGATTTTGTTAAAACAGCACAGGAGAAAAAGGCCGATGTGCTGGTTCTTCCTGAGTTGTTTCTTTCCGGATATCCGCCGGAGGATTTGCTGCATCGGCCCCGCTTTCTGCAGGATTGCCGCTCTGCGATGGAGCGTCTCTGCCCTCAGATTTCACAAATTACCCTGATTGTTGGCTGGCCTCAAACCGAGTCGAACCGCCTCTACAATGCCGCAGCCGTCATTCGAGACGGCAAAATTCTCAAAAACTACCGAAAGGGCTGCCTTCCGAATTACGGGGTCTTTGACGAAAAACGCTATTTTCACTCCGGTCAGGAGCCGGTGGTTGTCCAGGTCGGTTCTGTTCGGGTGGCCCTGACTATCTGTGAGGACATTTGGGAGTTGCCTTGGCTGGATGACTTTTTTCTGAAAATTCGGGGAGAATTCGACGCGGTTCTTTGTCTGGCGGCCTCTCCGTTTCATATGGGAAAGATTGAGGAACGCAGGAACGTCATTTCCCGCTGTGCCGTCCATTTCGGCTGTCCGCTGTTTTACTGCAATCTGATAGGCGGACAGGATGAGCTGATTTTCGACGGCCGCAGCATGGTGGTCGATGCTCAGGGCAAGACCCTTTTTCAGGCCGCCGGTTTTCAGGAAGATGTGCTGGTCTTTGACTGTTTCAAAAACGAAGACGGCACCCTTAAGATAACCAGTCCGTTTGCCGCATCTTTTGAACAAACTCCTGCAGAACCGATGGAAGAGGTCTGGCAGGCCCTTGTCTTGGGTACAAAAGATTATGTCCGCAAAAACAGTTTTTCAAAGGTTCTGATTGGACTGAGCGGGGGGGTCGATTCGGCTTTGACGGCGGCCATTGCAGCGGAGGCGCTGGGACCGGAAAATGTAATTGGAATTTCTATGCCGTCCCGCTTTAACGCCGCCGAAACCCGTTCCGATGCTCAGACGGTCGCTGCGAATCTCGGTATCGGCTTTCATACCTTGCCGATTGAAGAGATTCTGTCCGCCTTCAGCCGGACGCTGTCGGCCGTAGAAGGATGGAATGAAGCCGGGTTGGCCTATGAGAATCTTCAGGCCCGGATTCGCGGGACTCTGCTGATGACCCTGTCCAATCAGTTCGGCTATCTTGTGCTGACCACCGGCAACAAGAGTGAAACAGCCGTTGGATACTCCACCCTTTACGGGGACACCGCCGGCGGATTTGCCGTAATTAAGGACGTGCCCAAAACCATGGTCTATCAGCTGTGCGATTATTACAACCGAATCAAAGGGAAAAAGGTGATACCGCAGAGTGTAATTGACCGCATTCCTACGGCGGAGCTCAGACCCAACCAGAAAGACAGAGATTCCCTCCCGGACTATCCTGTTCTCGATCAGATTTTGAAGGGGTTTATTGAGGAAAAGCTCAGTCGGGATGAGCTGATTGCCCGCGGACTTCCCCGTCCGGAGGTGGAACGAGTGCTCCAGATGGTGGATCGGAATGAATACAAGCGCCGGCAGTCTCCGCCCGGCATTAAGATTACGCCCCGAGCATTCGGAAAAGACCGGAGGATGCCGATTACCAATCGATACAGAGGATAA
- the gltB gene encoding glutamate synthase large subunit: protein MRNLWKDKGLYEVRREHDACGIGAVVHISGKKDHSIVELGKQILLNLNHRGAAGADDLTGDGAGILLQIPHEFFRSECKKIGISGFQPGQYAVGMVFGSKDPAVRAVCEEILEKALAFYDLKVLGWRQVPVRPDCLGPIALSAEPVIRQIFVDGGGRDSETFERDLFKARKRAERLVREKLADDGVDFYVPTLSCRTICYKGMFMARQLFEYYPDLSDERITSALAIVHQRYSTNTLPNWRLAQPFRCIAHNGEINTLSGNRNYMRMREKRLRSPVLGNDLSDLIPVLDPQGSDSACFDNMVELLVRAGRSLPHAMMMMVPEAFGVKYHISTDKRAFYEYHSAILEPWDGPAAMLFTDGRLVGGTLDRNGLRPCRYTVTTDGLVVMASETGVVQFPPERVSQKGRLQPGKMFLIDTEEGRIITDNEIKGRIARQKPYRRWLEENRIELRGLFSVPDLEKPDLDTLFRRLRLFGYTREELRMILAPMALHAQEPVGSMGNDTPLAVLSDRPCLLFDYFKQLFAQVTNPPIDPLREGLVMSLMTYTGRRLNLLEETPQHCRQLKLPHPILTNEDMVRLRSAQRKDFKVVTVSTLFEIDRSRPGDSLKQALDALIDSAAQAILREDASLIILSDRNPDGQKAPIPSLLAVSAVHHGLIERGLRGEAGLIVETGEAREVMHFCLLCGYGANAVNPYLVFETLTFLQQNGDLPADMEPEQIADNYIAAVKKGILKTMSKMGISTLRSYFNAQLFECLGLKRDVVDRYFTGTSSRIGGIGLDEIARDILQRLEEACKPRPAGSLELDYGGQYHYRRDGEYHLWNPATVAKLQHAVMLNDRKAYEEFAQLVNEQSRKLGTLRGLFEFREAQPVPLDEVEPAESIVRRFCTGAMSHGSISKEAHECIAAAMNGLGAMSNTGEGGEDPSRYGTVLNSAIKQVASARFGVTIQYLANAKEIQIKMAQGAKPGEGGQLPGHKVTEEIARLRHSTPGVTLISPPPHHDIYSIEDLAQLIYDLKCSNPQAKISVKLVSEVGVGTVAAGVAKGGADEVLISGHDGGTGASPLLSIKHAGCPWEIGLAETQQVLIRNGLRDRIRVQTDGQMRTGRDVVIAALLGAEQFGFGTAALVTLGCTLLRKCHEGACTYGIATQDPELRRRFKGKPEFLQRYMLFVAEEVRQWMSRLGFRTMDEMIGRVDCLCTRKAVEHYKARGLDFSNIFLVPEGPAGCARRQVSSQPDRLKDHLDWRILEQIRPALEKKKTVQLRMPIQNVHRAVGTILSYYLVKQYSPDGLADDTIQLTFEGSAGQSFGAFLARGITLRLIGDSNDYLGKGLSGGRIIVETPAGSPFLPQENIIAGNTLLYGATSGEVFINGMVGERFCVRNSGAVAVVEGVGDHACEYMTGGIVVVLGKTGRNFAAGMSGGIAYVLDEMQMFDTLCNLDMVDLESVYKPEDEELLRQLIEKHESLTRSSHARRILNAWPDMVGKFVKVIPIDYRKALERIRAQERRHTESTPATEEVFQHG from the coding sequence GTGCGCAATCTTTGGAAAGACAAAGGGTTATACGAAGTACGCCGTGAACACGATGCTTGCGGAATTGGGGCTGTTGTTCATATATCGGGGAAAAAAGACCATTCGATTGTCGAATTGGGCAAGCAAATCCTCTTGAATCTGAATCACCGCGGTGCTGCCGGTGCGGATGACCTAACGGGAGACGGCGCCGGAATTTTGCTCCAGATTCCCCATGAGTTTTTCCGGTCAGAATGTAAAAAGATAGGAATCAGCGGTTTTCAACCGGGGCAGTATGCAGTCGGGATGGTTTTCGGCTCCAAAGACCCGGCTGTGCGTGCTGTTTGCGAGGAGATTCTCGAAAAGGCACTGGCCTTCTATGACCTGAAGGTTCTCGGCTGGCGGCAGGTTCCGGTCCGACCGGATTGTTTGGGGCCGATTGCACTCAGTGCGGAGCCGGTCATTCGTCAGATTTTTGTGGACGGCGGCGGGAGAGACTCGGAAACGTTTGAACGGGACCTCTTCAAGGCTCGAAAGCGGGCGGAACGGCTGGTACGCGAAAAGCTGGCCGATGACGGAGTCGATTTTTATGTTCCGACACTCTCCTGCAGGACAATTTGCTACAAAGGCATGTTCATGGCCCGTCAGCTGTTCGAGTATTACCCGGATTTGTCCGATGAGCGGATAACATCGGCCTTGGCCATTGTTCACCAGCGGTACAGCACCAATACACTGCCGAACTGGCGGCTGGCTCAGCCCTTCCGATGCATTGCTCATAACGGCGAAATCAACACGCTCAGCGGAAACCGCAACTACATGCGAATGCGGGAGAAACGCCTCCGCAGCCCTGTTCTTGGGAACGATTTGAGCGATTTGATTCCGGTGCTCGACCCGCAGGGCAGCGATTCGGCCTGTTTTGACAATATGGTTGAACTTCTTGTGCGTGCCGGACGTTCGCTGCCGCATGCGATGATGATGATGGTTCCGGAGGCCTTTGGCGTTAAATACCATATCAGCACAGACAAACGGGCCTTTTACGAGTATCATTCAGCGATTCTGGAGCCGTGGGACGGGCCGGCGGCTATGCTTTTTACGGACGGTCGGCTGGTCGGCGGCACCCTCGACCGCAACGGACTGAGGCCCTGCCGGTACACGGTTACTACAGACGGACTGGTGGTAATGGCCAGCGAAACCGGGGTCGTTCAGTTTCCGCCGGAACGAGTCAGCCAGAAAGGCCGTCTTCAGCCCGGCAAGATGTTTTTAATCGATACCGAGGAAGGACGCATTATCACCGATAATGAAATTAAAGGGCGGATTGCCCGTCAGAAACCCTACCGCCGATGGCTGGAGGAAAACCGCATTGAACTGCGGGGGCTCTTCTCTGTGCCGGACCTCGAAAAACCGGACTTGGATACGCTTTTCCGGCGGCTGCGTCTCTTCGGCTATACGCGTGAGGAGCTGCGGATGATTCTGGCGCCGATGGCCCTGCATGCACAGGAGCCGGTCGGCTCGATGGGCAACGATACCCCGCTGGCAGTGCTCAGCGACCGCCCCTGTCTGCTGTTTGACTATTTCAAACAGCTGTTTGCTCAGGTGACCAACCCGCCGATTGACCCGCTCCGGGAAGGGCTGGTGATGAGTCTGATGACGTACACCGGCCGTCGGCTCAACCTTCTGGAAGAAACGCCCCAGCATTGCCGGCAGCTGAAGCTGCCTCATCCGATTCTAACCAATGAGGATATGGTTCGGCTTCGTTCGGCCCAGCGAAAAGATTTCAAGGTTGTGACGGTGTCCACTCTTTTTGAGATTGATCGAAGCCGCCCCGGCGATTCTTTAAAGCAGGCCCTCGATGCCCTGATTGATTCGGCGGCCCAGGCGATTCTTCGCGAGGATGCGTCTTTGATTATCCTCAGCGATCGCAATCCTGACGGGCAGAAGGCGCCGATTCCGTCTCTACTGGCCGTCTCCGCGGTCCATCACGGCCTGATCGAACGGGGACTGCGGGGAGAAGCCGGACTGATTGTCGAAACCGGTGAGGCCCGCGAAGTGATGCACTTCTGCCTCTTGTGCGGATACGGAGCCAACGCCGTCAATCCTTATCTGGTTTTTGAAACGCTCACGTTTCTGCAGCAGAACGGGGATTTGCCGGCGGACATGGAGCCCGAGCAGATCGCCGACAACTACATCGCCGCCGTCAAAAAAGGCATTCTCAAAACCATGAGCAAGATGGGCATCTCAACGCTGCGGAGCTATTTTAACGCACAGCTCTTTGAGTGCCTGGGGCTCAAACGGGACGTGGTAGACCGGTATTTTACCGGTACCAGCTCCCGCATCGGCGGCATCGGATTGGACGAAATCGCCCGGGATATCCTTCAGCGGCTGGAGGAGGCCTGCAAGCCCCGTCCGGCCGGTTCGCTCGAACTGGATTACGGCGGACAATACCATTACCGCCGCGACGGGGAATATCACCTCTGGAATCCGGCGACCGTGGCCAAACTTCAGCATGCCGTCATGCTCAATGACCGGAAGGCTTATGAGGAGTTTGCACAGCTGGTCAACGAACAGTCCCGAAAGCTGGGAACCCTGCGGGGGCTGTTTGAATTTCGGGAAGCCCAGCCTGTGCCGCTGGACGAGGTGGAACCCGCTGAGTCGATTGTCCGGCGTTTTTGTACCGGCGCGATGAGCCACGGCTCCATCAGCAAGGAAGCTCACGAATGCATTGCGGCTGCGATGAACGGGCTGGGGGCAATGAGCAATACCGGCGAAGGCGGCGAAGACCCTTCTCGCTACGGAACTGTCCTGAACTCGGCCATTAAGCAGGTAGCCAGCGCCCGCTTTGGTGTGACAATTCAATATCTGGCCAACGCCAAAGAGATTCAGATTAAAATGGCGCAGGGAGCTAAGCCCGGGGAAGGCGGACAGCTGCCCGGTCATAAGGTTACGGAAGAGATTGCCCGACTGCGGCATTCAACGCCCGGGGTGACGCTGATTTCGCCCCCGCCGCACCACGATATTTATTCCATCGAAGACCTGGCCCAGCTGATTTATGACCTCAAATGCAGCAACCCGCAGGCCAAAATCTCCGTCAAGCTGGTCTCTGAGGTTGGTGTAGGGACGGTTGCCGCCGGTGTTGCCAAGGGCGGGGCGGATGAAGTGCTTATTAGCGGTCACGATGGGGGAACCGGGGCCAGTCCCCTTTTGTCCATCAAGCATGCCGGATGTCCCTGGGAAATCGGATTGGCGGAAACCCAGCAGGTTCTCATTCGCAACGGGCTGCGCGACCGAATCCGTGTGCAGACTGACGGCCAGATGCGGACGGGTCGCGACGTGGTGATTGCCGCTCTGCTCGGCGCCGAACAGTTCGGGTTCGGCACAGCGGCACTGGTGACACTCGGCTGTACGCTTCTTCGCAAATGTCACGAAGGTGCCTGCACCTACGGAATTGCCACGCAGGACCCGGAACTGCGCAGACGCTTCAAAGGCAAACCGGAGTTTCTTCAGCGATACATGCTTTTCGTGGCGGAAGAAGTCCGGCAATGGATGAGTCGGCTGGGCTTCCGAACGATGGACGAGATGATTGGGCGGGTGGATTGTCTGTGCACTCGCAAAGCCGTCGAGCATTACAAGGCCAGGGGACTGGACTTTTCCAATATCTTTCTGGTTCCGGAGGGGCCGGCCGGTTGTGCCCGAAGACAGGTGAGTTCTCAGCCCGATCGGCTCAAAGACCATCTGGACTGGCGGATTCTGGAGCAGATTAGGCCTGCTCTCGAAAAGAAGAAAACCGTTCAGCTGCGGATGCCGATTCAGAATGTGCATCGGGCGGTCGGGACGATTCTGAGTTATTATCTTGTGAAACAGTACAGTCCGGACGGCCTTGCGGATGATACCATCCAGCTAACTTTTGAGGGGTCAGCCGGACAGAGTTTCGGCGCCTTTCTGGCCAGGGGAATTACCCTGCGGCTTATTGGGGACAGCAACGATTATCTCGGCAAGGGACTGTCGGGCGGCCGCATCATCGTCGAAACGCCCGCCGGGTCCCCCTTCCTGCCGCAGGAAAATATTATCGCAGGCAACACGCTGCTTTATGGCGCCACTTCCGGAGAAGTGTTCATCAATGGAATGGTCGGTGAGCGTTTCTGCGTACGAAACAGCGGAGCGGTGGCTGTCGTAGAAGGAGTAGGTGACCATGCCTGTGAATACATGACCGGCGGAATTGTGGTGGTTCTCGGGAAGACCGGACGCAACTTTGCCGCCGGAATGAGCGGCGGAATTGCCTATGTTCTCGACGAGATGCAGATGTTTGATACCCTCTGCAATCTGGATATGGTTGATTTGGAAAGTGTTTATAAACCGGAAGATGAAGAGCTTCTGCGTCAGCTGATTGAAAAACATGAATCCCTTACGCGCAGCAGTCATGCCCGCCGGATTCTAAATGCCTGGCCGGACATGGTTGGCAAGTTCGTAAAAGTGATTCCGATTGATTATCGTAAGGCCCTGGAGCGGATCCGTGCGCAGGAGCGGCGGCACACGGAATCCACTCCGGCTACGGAAGAGGTTTTCCAGCATGGCTAA